The following are encoded in a window of Octopus sinensis linkage group LG23, ASM634580v1, whole genome shotgun sequence genomic DNA:
- the LOC115223701 gene encoding uncharacterized protein LOC115223701, with the protein MILKDHRISAKFIAETLEISCKRVGHILDLRKLSTKWMPKCLNAKQKCIRVTTFLDWFAEGEVDFMARLVTMDETWLHHYDLQIKKQSMEWRHKGLPRSKKSAGKILTPVFWDKDGELLVKYLPKDCTINAEYYRSLWDDLYEALK; encoded by the coding sequence ATGATTCTCAAGGACCATCGGATTTCAGCGAAATTCATTGCTGAGACTCTGGAGATTTCCTGCAAAAGGGTCGGCCACATTCTGGACCTGAGAAAGCTTTCCACAAAATGGATGCCAAAATGCCTGAATGCAAAGCAGAAGTGCATCAGAGTTACGACATTTTTGGACTGGTTTGCAGAGGGAGAGGTTGATTTTATGGCTCGTTTAGTTACCATGGATGAAACTTGGCTTCATCATTACGATCTCCAGATCAAGAAGCAATCAATGGAGTGGCGCCACAAAGGTTTACCGCGTTCTAAGAAgtcagctggaaagattctgactCCAGTGTTCTGGGACAAAGACGGAGAACTCCTCGTAAAATACCTGCCAAAGGATTGCACCATCAATGCAGAATACTACAGGTCTCTGTGGGATGACCTGTATGAAGCTTTGAAGTAG
- the LOC118767670 gene encoding uncharacterized protein LOC118767670, with translation MTSILIGLTAGAVSECLPSHESFVVAATAPLIAAMMLTSAIGLFHGKCHLLQRLELLPGESVPFKKLFQESRTYSHGWSFVLAWICVVLCLVNSFVWLNKGQNSGYLPYRGGFGYGADKYQYTPPLVPKSVIKRRESIHRFLSRETIASLLYRTKSVSDQRKDHSNSSINTDDKRFYPESYAMSDDRALISSSSCDL, from the exons ATGACGTCAATTCTGATAGGCCTCACAGCCGGGGCGGTGAGCGAGTGCCTGCCTAGTCACGAAAGTTTTGTGGTGGCGGCCACGGCGCCACTAATTGCCG CCATGATGTTAACAAGTGCCATAGGATTATTCCATGGCAAGTGCCATCTGCTGCAGCGCCTCGAACTTCTTCCAGGTGAGTCGGTTCCATTCAAGAAACTCTTCCAAGAATCGCGCACCTACAGTCACGGATGGTCTTTCGTCCTCGCCTGGATATGTGTCGTTCTCTGCCTTGTCAACTCCTTCGTCTGGCTAAACAAGGGACAAAATAGCGGTTACCTCCCTTACCGAGGTGGTTTCGGTTACGGAGCCGATAAGTACCAATATACACCGCCTTTAGTACCAAAGTCGGTGATAAAACGACGCGAAAGTATTCATCGATTCCTCTCCAGGGAGACCATCGCCTCGTTGTTGTATCGAACGAAATCTGTGTCCGACCAAAGAAAAGATCATTCCAACAGCAGCATAAACACAGACGACAAACGGTTTTATCCTGAAAGTTATGCCATGTCAGATGACAGAGCTCTTATCAGCAGCTCCTCCTGTGACCTTTAG